In Alligator mississippiensis isolate rAllMis1 chromosome 10, rAllMis1, whole genome shotgun sequence, one DNA window encodes the following:
- the LOC106737158 gene encoding B-cadherin has translation MGPPGAALCLLLLLQAGPGLCEETRCQPGFSAQTFTFAVRRHSLERGRVLGSVSFKDCPERQRTVYSPSDTRFRVQTDGVVQVKRALQLHDHEISFHVHAWDSMGRKHSARVIIQRERGQHGRHVDAVPGARADVLTFPKSHPGLKRQKRDWVIPPINCPENERGPFPKQLVQIKSNKDKETTVFYSIVGPGADEPPVDTFRIERETGWLLVMKPLDREKIPKYILFSHAVSANGQRVEDPMEIIITVTDQNDNKPQFTQDVFTGSVEEGAKPGTSVMQVTATDEDDAVNTYNGVVVYSILDQEPKAPHSQMFTINRDNGIISVIATGLDREKNPEYTLILQAADMEGAGSITTGTAVIEVVDTNDNAPFFQPAVYEATVPENQVGFLVARLTVVDEDSRDSKAWRAVYQFQKGNENGDFVITTDPNNNDGILKTAKGLDFESQKRMVLYVTVINESPFVVGNLPTSTATITIDVQDINEAPIFIPPVKMVDIPEDTPIGQEVTSYTAQDPDKSQAQTITYSLVNSPLGWLTIDPQNGIITAVKQLDRESSSIVNSTYKAIVLAVDNGSPQTTGTGTLILTLLDVNDNGPVPDPREFDICNRNPTVQMLHIVDKDLPPNTFPFSVELMHGSSANWTVALSPQGEDLALRLHKQLEPGEYNIFLQLTDGQGQSQTTIVKARVCDCDGDFKQCDRRGYYAAGGLGIPAILGILGGILALLILLLLLLLFVRRKTVKKEPLLLPEDDTRDNVYQYDEEGGGEEDQDYDLSQLHRGLDARPEVTRNDVAPPLMAAPQYRPRPANPDEIGNFIDENLKAADTDPTAPPYDSLLVFDYEGSGSEAASLSSLNSLGSDRDQDYDYLQDWGGRFKKLADMYGGGEEEEEE, from the exons ATGGGGCCGCCCGGCGCCgcgctctgcctcctgctgctgctgcag GCCGGCCCGGGGCTGTGCGAGGAGACGCGCTGCCAGCCCGGCTTCAGCGCCCAGACCTTCACCTTCGCCGTGCGCCGGCacagcctggagaggggcagagtccTGGGCTCAG TGAGCTTCAAGGACTGCCCGGAGAGACAGCGGACGGTTTATTCCCCGAGTGACACGCGGTTCCGGGTGCAGACGGATGGCGTCGTCCAGGTGAAACGTGCTCTGCAGCTCCACGACCATGAAATCAGCTTCCACGTGCACGCCTGGGACTCCATGGGCCGCAAGCACTCGGCCAGAGTCATCATCCAGAGGGAGCGGGGCCAGCACGGCCGCCACGTG GACGCCGTGCCGGGTGCTCGGGCAGACGTGCTGACCTTCCCGAAGTCCCATCCTGGCTTGAAGAGGCAGAAGagggactgggtcatcccacCCATCAACTGCCCAGAAAATGAGCGGGGCCCCTTCCCCAAGCAGCTGGTCCAG ATCAAATCCAACAAGGACAAAGAGACGACGGTTTTCTACAGCATCGTGGGGCCCGGCGCGGACGAGCCCCCCGTGGACACCTTCAGAATCGAGCGGGAGACGGGCTGGCTCTTGGTGATGAAGCCGCTGGACAGGGAGAAGATCCCCAAGTACATC ctcttctcCCACGCCGTGTCTGCCAATGGGCAACGTGTGGAGGACCCCATGGAGATCATCATCACGGTGACAGACCAGAATGACAACAAGCCCCAGTTCACCCAGGACGTCTTCACAGGCAGCGTCGAGGAAGGAGCCAAGCCAG GAACCTCCGTGATGCAGGTGACTGCCACAGACGAGGACGATGCCGTGAACACCTACAACGGGGTTGTGGTGTACTCCATCCTGGACCAGGAGCCCAAAGCCCCCCACAGCCAAATGTTCACCATCAACAGGGACAACGGCATCATCAGCGTGATTGCGACGGGGCTGGACAGAGAG AAAAACCCCGAGTACACGCTGATTCTCCAGGCAGCTGACATGGAAGGCGCTGGCTCGATCACCACTGGGACAGCCGTGATCGAGGTCGTTGACACCAACGACAACGCCCCTTTCTTCCAGCCAGCCGTG TACGAAGCCACCGTGCCCGAGAACCAAGTGGGCTTTCTGGTGGCCCGGTTGACGGTGGTGGACGAGGACAGCCGAGACTCGAAAGCCTGGAGGGCCGTGTACCAGTTCCAGAAAGGGAACGAGAACGGCGACTTCGTCATCACCACGGACCCCAACAACAACGACGGCATCCTGAAAACAGCCAAG GGCTTGGATTTTGAGAGCCAGAAACGCATGGTCCTATACGTCACGGTCATAAACGAGAGCCCATTCGTTGTCGGGAATCTCCCGACTTCCACCGCCACCATCACCATCGACGTGCAGGACATAAATGAAGCTCCCATCTTCATCCCACCTGTCAAAATGGTGGACATACCTGAGGACACCCCCATAGGACAGGAAGTCACCTCCTATACGGCGCAGGACCCAGACAAGAGCCAGGCGCAGACGATCAC GTACAGCTTGGTAAACTCCCCCTTGGGCTGGCTGACGATTGACCCACAGAACGGCATCATCACCGCAGTCAAGCAGCTGGACAGGGAGTCCAGCTCCATCGTCAACAGCACCTACAAGGCCATTGTGCTGGCTGTGGACAATG GCTCTCCACAGACCACCGGCACGGGAACCCTGATCCTGACTCTCCTGGATGTGAACGACAACGGGCCAGTGCCAGATCCACGGGAGTTTGACATTTGCAACCGGAACCCCACGGTGCAAATGCTGCACATCGTGGACAAGGACCTGCCCCCAAACACGTTCCCCTTCTCGGTAGAGCTGATGCACGGCTCCAGTGCCAACTGGACCGTGGCCCTGAGTCCACAGG GGGAAGACCTGGCCCTCCGGCTTCACAAGCAGCTGGAGCCCGGGGAGTACAACATCTTCCTGCAGCTGACGGATGGCCAGGGCCAGTCCCAGACGACCATCGTCAAAGCCCGCGTGTGCGACTGTGATGGGGACTTCAAGCAGTGTGACCGCCGGGGGTACTATGCCGCGGGTGGCCTGGGCATCCCTGCCATCCTGGGCATCCTTGGGGGAATCCTTGCCCTGCTGA tcctgctgcttctgctgctgctctttgtcaGGAGGAAGACGGTGAAAAAAGAGCCCTTGCTTCTGCCGGAGGACGACACCAGGGACAACGTCTATCAATATGATGAGGAGGGCGGGGGAGAAGAAGACCAG gacTATGACCTGAGCCAGCTGCACCGAGGCTTGGACGCGCGGCCTGAAGTGACCCGCAATGACGTGGCGCCACCCCTTATGGCGGCCCCACAGTACCGCCCGCGGCCCGCCAACCCCGACGAGATCGGCAATTTCATCGACGAG aACCTGAAGGCGGCCGACACGGACCCCACGGCACCACCTTATGACTCCTTGCTGGTGTTCGACTACGAGGGCAGCGGCTCCGAGGCCGCCTCGCTTAGCTCCCTCAACTCCCTCGGCTCCGACCGTGACCAGGACTATGACTACCTGCAAGACTGGGGTGGCCGTTTCAAGAAGCTGGCCGACATGTATGGGGgcggcgaggaggaggaggaggagtag